A single region of the Arthrobacter sp. PAMC25564 genome encodes:
- a CDS encoding sulfocyanin-like copper-binding protein: MTGRGQLILGAAAVILLTALSLVAAGLVGSLVNPGGTGFLSRTRCLAPNLSGQLVSVSLTNMGGPMVVRPNPIMGGAMRMTADRSTVAHGTVSFLVTNGGTISHELVILPLPDNQIPGTRPIGGDAKIDETGSLGEASNTCAEGTGQGILPGASGWVTVTLAPGHYELVCNLPGHYAAGMYTQLTVN; this comes from the coding sequence TTGACCGGACGCGGTCAGCTCATCCTCGGGGCAGCGGCCGTGATTCTTCTGACCGCCCTGTCGCTCGTGGCGGCCGGCCTCGTGGGCAGTCTTGTGAATCCCGGGGGCACCGGTTTTCTGTCCCGCACCCGGTGCCTGGCTCCCAATCTATCCGGCCAGCTCGTCAGCGTTTCACTGACCAACATGGGCGGGCCCATGGTGGTCCGGCCCAACCCCATAATGGGCGGCGCCATGCGGATGACGGCCGACCGGAGCACGGTGGCACACGGCACGGTCTCGTTCCTGGTAACCAACGGGGGAACCATCAGCCATGAACTTGTCATCCTTCCCCTTCCTGACAACCAGATCCCCGGCACCCGCCCGATCGGCGGGGACGCCAAAATCGATGAGACTGGCAGTCTCGGGGAAGCCTCCAATACCTGCGCCGAAGGCACCGGCCAGGGAATCCTGCCCGGCGCGTCAGGCTGGGTGACTGTCACGCTGGCCCCGGGGCACTATGAACTGGTCTGCAACCTCCCCGGCCACTATGCCGCCGGCATGTACACCCAGCTCACGGTCAACTAA
- a CDS encoding SHOCT domain-containing protein: protein MMDGWYGHGWGIGAWVAMALLMLIFWGGVVTVVVLLVRRTHPGEGPAALRPPHHDAERILNERFARGEIDEQEFMARRTALRRQD, encoded by the coding sequence ATGATGGATGGCTGGTACGGGCATGGCTGGGGTATCGGCGCGTGGGTGGCCATGGCCCTGTTGATGCTGATTTTCTGGGGCGGCGTGGTCACCGTCGTTGTGCTCCTGGTCCGGCGTACCCATCCGGGCGAGGGACCGGCCGCGCTGCGGCCGCCGCACCACGACGCCGAGCGGATCCTCAATGAGCGCTTCGCCCGGGGGGAAATCGACGAACAGGAGTTCATGGCCCGGCGCACGGCGCTCAGGCGCCAGGATTGA
- a CDS encoding MarR family transcriptional regulator, with amino-acid sequence MNMAEVSLQETGVAQTGADAWSLTGAITRLRRVLRSSVRQEFPWESLPMAQVEVLQRLADEPGLGVSGLAARQRLATNTVSNLVQQMVTSGLVQRLTRPGDRRSVSLSLTAKGTDVLSAWQAANDRRLGQALQRLPEAYQKAIEDAVPALAALAALLETDDQIRDGRTETETAP; translated from the coding sequence ATGAACATGGCCGAGGTGTCCCTCCAGGAAACCGGGGTGGCCCAGACCGGAGCCGATGCCTGGTCATTGACCGGCGCCATCACACGCCTGCGCCGGGTTCTGCGCTCGAGCGTCCGGCAGGAGTTTCCGTGGGAATCACTGCCCATGGCCCAGGTCGAGGTACTGCAGCGTCTGGCCGATGAACCGGGCCTGGGTGTCAGTGGACTTGCTGCGCGCCAGCGCCTGGCCACCAACACGGTGAGCAACCTGGTCCAGCAAATGGTGACTTCCGGACTCGTGCAACGCCTGACCCGTCCCGGCGATCGCCGGTCCGTAAGCCTTAGCCTGACGGCCAAGGGAACGGACGTGCTCAGCGCGTGGCAGGCAGCCAATGACCGCCGGCTCGGGCAGGCTCTTCAACGCTTGCCGGAGGCCTATCAGAAGGCGATCGAAGACGCTGTTCCCGCCCTGGCCGCCCTCGCGGCCCTGCTGGAGACCGACGACCAGATCCGGGACGGCCGCACGGAAACAGAGACGGCCCCGTGA
- a CDS encoding DHA2 family efflux MFS transporter permease subunit, giving the protein MGQLDASIVTLAVPSIRTDMKAPLSQVEWVALIYLLVLVGSISAIGRLADMLGRKLLYVYGFALFTLASLACGLAPDITWLLVARAVQAVGAAMLQANSVALIRTSMPAGKLGKAIGLQGAAQAVGLAMGPSVGGLLIGAGGWRWVFFVNIPAGIIGILLGWFLLPRTHIKAPRTGMDWLGLVFLMPAVGALLLALSEASRLGFGSLIVLALLVSSLILCILFVLWERRTAHPLVDLSLFRTGTFSRGIATGLLSYLVLFGILFVTPLYLESAHSLPSAQAGLLLTVLPVALALVAPVAGMMADRFGVRVPTSTGMGLTVAALVILGLSSGNLWAMGAALAVMGLGLGLFTPANNAAVAAAGHDHQAGMVSGVLNMTRGVGTSLGVALGAVAYSLAAGVSGGAAGPASSALGFRMAVALFAVLGVVAAVLSLLGRQLPAQRRPGGVLRLRGIRPAGPRDRPRILPPRTTPDRILPRYDCQ; this is encoded by the coding sequence ATGGGCCAACTGGACGCCAGCATCGTGACGCTGGCGGTTCCGAGCATCAGGACCGACATGAAGGCCCCGCTTTCCCAGGTTGAGTGGGTGGCGCTGATCTATTTGCTGGTGTTGGTGGGGAGTATCTCCGCTATTGGCCGTCTGGCGGACATGCTGGGTCGAAAGCTGCTGTACGTCTACGGGTTCGCCCTGTTCACGCTCGCTTCGCTTGCGTGTGGGCTTGCCCCTGACATCACCTGGCTTCTCGTGGCCCGGGCGGTTCAGGCGGTGGGCGCGGCCATGCTCCAGGCCAACAGTGTGGCGTTGATCCGGACCAGCATGCCGGCCGGAAAGCTCGGCAAGGCTATCGGCCTTCAGGGTGCGGCGCAGGCCGTCGGGCTGGCCATGGGCCCGTCGGTCGGCGGCCTGCTCATCGGCGCAGGAGGGTGGCGGTGGGTGTTTTTCGTCAACATCCCTGCGGGGATCATCGGCATACTGCTGGGCTGGTTCCTCCTCCCGCGCACCCATATCAAGGCCCCCCGGACCGGGATGGACTGGCTGGGACTGGTGTTTTTGATGCCCGCCGTCGGGGCCCTGCTTCTGGCGCTGTCCGAGGCGTCCAGGCTCGGGTTTGGCAGCCTGATTGTCCTGGCGCTGCTGGTATCGTCGCTGATTCTTTGCATCCTTTTTGTCTTATGGGAGCGCCGGACAGCACACCCGCTGGTGGACCTTTCCCTGTTCAGGACGGGAACGTTCAGCCGGGGCATCGCGACGGGTTTGCTGAGTTATCTGGTGCTCTTCGGGATCCTTTTCGTGACACCGTTGTATCTGGAATCGGCGCATTCCCTTCCGTCAGCACAGGCGGGCCTGCTCTTGACGGTCCTTCCCGTCGCCCTGGCCCTCGTGGCGCCCGTTGCGGGGATGATGGCGGACAGGTTCGGCGTCCGTGTGCCGACGTCTACCGGCATGGGCCTGACCGTGGCTGCGCTTGTCATACTGGGTCTTTCGTCAGGCAACTTGTGGGCCATGGGTGCCGCCCTGGCAGTCATGGGACTGGGTCTGGGGCTGTTCACTCCGGCCAACAACGCAGCCGTTGCAGCGGCCGGCCATGACCACCAGGCGGGAATGGTCAGCGGAGTGTTGAACATGACCAGAGGAGTGGGAACCTCCCTGGGCGTCGCGCTCGGGGCCGTCGCCTACTCGTTGGCCGCCGGCGTCAGCGGCGGCGCGGCGGGGCCGGCCTCCTCCGCGCTCGGCTTCCGGATGGCCGTGGCGCTTTTTGCCGTCCTGGGCGTGGTCGCCGCAGTGCTCTCACTCCTTGGCCGGCAGCTCCCGGCCCAAAGGCGCCCGGGGGGAGTGCTCCGGCTCCGGGGGATCCGCCCGGCCGGTCCCCGGGACCGGCCACGCATACTTCCGCCCCGAACCACTCCCGACAGGATCCTTCCCCGCTATGACTGCCAGTGA
- the lgt gene encoding prolipoprotein diacylglyceryl transferase yields the protein MTASESFIPSPTVSAFQMGPLTIHFYALCIMAGIAVAVWLGSRRWAARGGHPGQVLDICLWAIPAGIIGGRIYHVITDPELYFLPGRNPWNAFAIWDGGLGIWGAIALGCLGAWIGCRRANVPLVAFLDSVAPGVLFAQALGRWGNWFNNELYGDPTALPWKLQIHQMDTATGSVLTDASGAPVVLGYFQPTFLYESLWCVAAGFLILYLDRRFSLGAGSVFALYVAGYTAGRFVFELMRSDYANLILGLRVNTWVAALIFLAGTVGFVLLYRPERSVAIRAADAAGQPPSSGPWPKPESTPKEHADAQ from the coding sequence ATGACTGCCAGTGAATCCTTCATTCCGTCCCCGACCGTCAGCGCCTTCCAGATGGGCCCGCTGACCATCCACTTCTATGCCCTCTGCATCATGGCCGGCATCGCTGTGGCCGTCTGGCTCGGATCCCGCCGCTGGGCGGCCCGCGGCGGCCACCCTGGTCAGGTGCTGGACATCTGCCTGTGGGCTATCCCGGCAGGGATTATCGGCGGCCGGATCTACCATGTCATCACCGATCCTGAACTGTACTTCCTTCCCGGCAGGAACCCCTGGAACGCGTTCGCCATCTGGGACGGCGGCCTGGGGATCTGGGGCGCGATCGCCCTGGGGTGTCTGGGTGCCTGGATCGGCTGCCGCCGGGCAAACGTCCCATTGGTTGCCTTCCTGGACTCGGTGGCACCGGGTGTGCTCTTTGCCCAGGCGCTGGGCCGGTGGGGGAACTGGTTCAACAACGAGCTCTACGGGGATCCGACCGCACTGCCGTGGAAACTTCAGATCCACCAGATGGACACCGCCACCGGATCTGTGCTCACCGACGCCTCCGGTGCCCCGGTCGTCCTCGGCTATTTCCAGCCCACGTTCCTGTACGAATCCCTCTGGTGCGTGGCGGCCGGATTCCTGATCCTGTACCTTGACCGGCGATTCAGCCTCGGCGCCGGGAGCGTCTTCGCGCTCTATGTCGCGGGCTACACCGCCGGACGGTTTGTCTTTGAACTGATGCGCTCCGACTACGCCAACCTGATCCTGGGGCTCAGGGTGAACACCTGGGTCGCGGCACTGATCTTCCTGGCGGGCACCGTCGGATTTGTGCTGCTGTACCGCCCTGAACGTTCTGTCGCCATCCGCGCCGCCGACGCCGCCGGGCAACCGCCGTCGTCCGGCCCGTGGCCGAAACCAGAGTCCACGCCGAAGGAACACGCCGATGCTCAGTAA
- a CDS encoding transglycosylase domain-containing protein: MLSKDSQWRKILSFVVAGVLCGVLAAGLFLPGAAVAGTVVSNSIGMFDRLPDELDMNAPPQSSTVLANDGSVIATFYAENRVPVALEKMSPFIRDGIVSIEDARFYQHGGIDTTGILRALVVTAQGGRQGASTITQQYVNNMIIESLVAQGKGDQVKLGSAKTVGDKLREMKLAIALETKYSKDQILQGYLNVVYFGNGAYGIDAAAKEYFNVPASGLTLPEAAALAGVVNSPVYYDPLTQPDHVVARRNEVLDKMLQQGHITAAEHDAATKAPIGLNVHPSSQGCFGAVAAPYFCDYIQRLILNDPAFGADETARKKLLYLGGLTIRTTLDPKLQKVAQDQVNASMPAADPLQRGSSLVSVQPGTGKVLTMAQNTVYNPATAPGNYTGNFALPEKDATGQPLDGAGGFQIGSTMKPFIFAEWLNSGKSMATQLDGSVRVYRAGYPWKNSCGTTTGSYDPALGQTPLPNDDPDHYYRMSVLQGLYQSINTITFQSAAQLDFCNIQKMATAAGVANGHTNQPYDLSSIASLIGTQDVAPLSMANAYATFAAKGVHCDPIALDSVTGPHGRNYPVPGADCRQAIDPDVAAGVTYALKNVLTKGSGYNIPVNKSYDIFAKTGTTDGNSMTWTVGATSGISTASWFGSYQGIGPRWVNQNVTINGKYYAAVDGADIAGGQWGRLMNAAAPQFSTAPFALPPAAMLGR, encoded by the coding sequence ATGCTCAGTAAGGACTCACAATGGCGGAAAATCCTCTCCTTCGTTGTTGCCGGCGTACTCTGCGGCGTCCTGGCCGCGGGACTTTTCCTTCCCGGGGCCGCGGTTGCGGGAACAGTCGTGAGCAATTCGATCGGCATGTTTGACCGGCTGCCTGATGAGCTGGACATGAACGCACCGCCCCAGTCCTCGACGGTGCTGGCCAACGACGGGTCCGTGATTGCCACCTTCTACGCGGAAAACCGGGTACCCGTGGCACTGGAGAAGATGTCCCCGTTCATCCGGGACGGCATCGTCTCCATCGAGGACGCACGTTTCTACCAGCACGGCGGAATCGACACCACCGGGATCCTCCGGGCCCTCGTGGTGACCGCCCAGGGCGGCCGCCAAGGCGCCTCGACTATTACGCAGCAGTACGTGAACAACATGATCATCGAATCCCTCGTTGCCCAGGGCAAAGGCGACCAGGTCAAGCTCGGCTCCGCCAAAACCGTCGGCGACAAGCTACGGGAAATGAAGCTCGCCATTGCCCTGGAGACCAAATACTCCAAGGACCAGATCCTGCAGGGCTACCTGAACGTCGTCTATTTCGGCAACGGCGCCTACGGCATCGACGCCGCAGCCAAAGAATACTTCAACGTCCCGGCGAGTGGCCTCACGCTGCCCGAAGCCGCAGCGCTGGCCGGCGTCGTGAACAGCCCCGTCTACTACGACCCTCTCACCCAACCAGACCACGTCGTGGCCCGCAGGAACGAAGTCCTGGACAAAATGCTCCAGCAAGGACATATCACCGCGGCCGAGCATGACGCGGCGACGAAAGCGCCGATCGGTCTGAACGTCCATCCGAGCAGCCAGGGCTGTTTCGGTGCGGTGGCGGCACCGTATTTTTGCGACTACATCCAGCGGCTGATCCTTAACGACCCGGCCTTCGGGGCCGATGAGACTGCCCGCAAAAAACTCCTGTATCTGGGCGGGCTCACCATCCGCACGACACTGGACCCCAAGCTTCAAAAGGTGGCCCAGGACCAGGTCAACGCGTCCATGCCTGCCGCCGATCCCCTGCAGCGCGGTTCCTCGCTCGTCAGTGTCCAGCCCGGCACCGGCAAGGTGCTGACCATGGCGCAGAACACCGTTTACAACCCCGCTACGGCGCCCGGAAACTACACCGGAAACTTCGCATTGCCGGAGAAGGACGCCACCGGCCAGCCGCTCGACGGCGCGGGCGGGTTCCAGATCGGGTCCACCATGAAACCGTTCATCTTCGCCGAGTGGCTCAACTCCGGAAAATCAATGGCCACCCAGCTGGACGGATCGGTTCGCGTCTACAGGGCCGGCTACCCCTGGAAAAACTCCTGCGGCACCACCACAGGCTCCTATGACCCTGCCCTCGGCCAGACCCCGCTGCCGAACGACGACCCTGACCACTACTACCGGATGAGCGTCCTGCAGGGCCTGTACCAGTCCATCAACACCATCACCTTCCAGTCCGCTGCCCAGCTGGATTTCTGCAACATCCAGAAGATGGCGACGGCGGCAGGAGTCGCGAACGGGCACACGAACCAGCCCTACGACCTGTCCAGCATCGCCAGCCTGATCGGCACCCAGGACGTCGCTCCGCTGTCCATGGCCAACGCCTACGCCACGTTCGCCGCGAAGGGAGTGCATTGCGACCCGATCGCCCTGGACTCGGTGACGGGTCCGCACGGACGGAACTATCCCGTGCCTGGCGCGGACTGCCGGCAAGCTATCGACCCTGATGTCGCCGCCGGCGTCACCTACGCACTCAAGAACGTGCTCACGAAAGGCTCCGGCTACAATATCCCGGTCAACAAGAGCTATGACATCTTCGCCAAAACCGGCACCACCGACGGAAACTCCATGACCTGGACCGTCGGTGCCACCTCGGGCATATCCACGGCCTCATGGTTCGGAAGCTACCAAGGCATTGGTCCACGCTGGGTCAACCAGAACGTCACGATCAACGGAAAATACTATGCCGCCGTCGACGGGGCCGATATTGCAGGCGGCCAGTGGGGGCGTCTGATGAACGCCGCGGCGCCGCAGTTCTCCACAGCACCCTTCGCCTTGCCGCCGGCTGCCATGCTGGGACGATGA
- a CDS encoding MFS transporter yields MVTTPGSTGRPPLASLAGHAVGVPPQRKVVSVLVGGQILGGIGMGATLSLGSLLAAQLSGSPAWSGMAATMSTLGAAVAAVPLARLAVARGRRMSLSTGALIAGTGAVIAITSASVSVFPLLLLGLMLLGAGSAVNLQARFAATDLARPGTRARDLSIVVWSTTIGAVLGPNLFGPGEAVGSVLGLPPLTGAFAFSVAAQLAAALVYLTGLRPDPLLAAMSLRELSVEAPRPRSGSLILRSNPGARYAVAAVALSHATMVALMSMTPVHLREHGASLVIVGFTISLHIAGMYALSPVFGWLADKAGRLRVVLLGQAMLLASLLIAGVAADSRTGVTVSLVLLGLGWSASVVAGSAMVAESVHIQDRPAIQGLSDLSMNAAGALGGALAGPVLASVGYSGLGFLAMALVAVVVIWTLLHGRRASAHAKPVTS; encoded by the coding sequence ATGGTAACAACTCCCGGGTCCACAGGACGACCGCCCCTCGCTTCCCTGGCCGGCCACGCCGTTGGCGTCCCGCCTCAGCGCAAAGTGGTCTCCGTGCTGGTCGGCGGCCAGATCCTTGGCGGGATCGGGATGGGCGCGACGTTGTCCCTCGGCTCCCTGCTCGCGGCACAGCTTTCCGGATCGCCGGCATGGTCGGGCATGGCCGCCACGATGAGCACCCTCGGGGCGGCCGTCGCTGCCGTGCCCCTTGCCCGGCTCGCGGTCGCCCGGGGACGGCGGATGTCGCTCTCCACCGGGGCGCTCATCGCCGGAACCGGCGCCGTCATTGCCATTACCTCGGCCTCGGTGTCGGTCTTTCCCCTGCTGCTGCTTGGTTTGATGCTGCTCGGGGCGGGTTCCGCGGTCAACCTGCAGGCCAGGTTCGCCGCCACTGACCTTGCCCGGCCCGGCACCAGGGCGCGGGACCTCTCGATCGTCGTCTGGTCCACCACCATCGGGGCAGTGCTTGGCCCCAACCTCTTCGGTCCGGGCGAAGCCGTGGGCTCCGTGCTCGGCCTGCCGCCCCTGACGGGCGCCTTCGCCTTCTCCGTGGCCGCGCAGCTGGCCGCGGCCCTCGTGTACCTGACCGGGCTGCGCCCCGACCCGCTGCTGGCGGCGATGTCGCTGCGCGAGCTAAGCGTCGAGGCGCCCCGGCCACGGAGCGGCTCCCTGATACTGCGCAGCAACCCGGGGGCGCGCTACGCGGTGGCCGCCGTCGCACTCAGCCACGCCACGATGGTGGCGCTGATGTCCATGACCCCGGTCCACCTGCGCGAACACGGAGCAAGCCTGGTAATCGTAGGCTTCACCATCAGCCTGCACATCGCGGGGATGTACGCCCTCTCCCCCGTCTTCGGGTGGCTGGCGGACAAAGCCGGCAGGCTGCGCGTCGTGCTGCTTGGCCAGGCCATGCTTCTGGCCTCCCTGCTGATCGCCGGTGTCGCAGCGGACTCCCGCACCGGAGTCACGGTCAGCCTCGTCCTGCTCGGACTCGGATGGTCGGCTTCGGTAGTGGCAGGTTCTGCCATGGTCGCGGAATCGGTCCACATCCAGGACCGGCCCGCCATCCAGGGCCTCTCGGATTTGAGCATGAATGCTGCCGGCGCTCTCGGCGGGGCCCTGGCGGGCCCGGTCCTGGCCTCGGTGGGCTACTCCGGACTGGGTTTCCTCGCGATGGCCCTGGTGGCTGTCGTGGTCATCTGGACCTTGCTGCACGGCCGCCGCGCATCGGCGCACGCAAAACCCGTGACCAGCTAG
- a CDS encoding OsmC family protein: MSSEPVITALGLGSDVIQPVRVVHQGGDRFDINVRGHIIRTDQPASDGGEDTGPTPTELFIASLAGCVAFYARRYLDRHNLPTDGLAVEAGFSMGSRPARVARIEVRLTIPAGVPAERRGALLAVASHCTVHNSLITAPEISVVSAGDHGRPNVNP, from the coding sequence ATGAGCAGCGAACCAGTCATCACAGCCCTCGGCCTTGGGTCCGACGTTATCCAGCCAGTACGCGTCGTACACCAGGGCGGTGACCGCTTCGACATCAATGTCCGCGGTCACATCATCAGGACTGACCAGCCAGCCAGCGACGGCGGGGAGGATACCGGCCCCACCCCGACGGAGCTGTTCATTGCGAGCCTCGCAGGATGCGTTGCGTTCTACGCCCGCCGCTACCTGGACCGGCACAACCTGCCCACCGACGGCCTGGCCGTGGAGGCGGGTTTCAGCATGGGCTCACGCCCTGCCCGCGTCGCCCGGATCGAGGTGCGCCTTACCATCCCCGCAGGCGTGCCCGCCGAGCGGCGCGGGGCTCTGCTCGCCGTCGCGTCGCACTGCACCGTGCACAACTCACTGATAACAGCCCCTGAGATTTCGGTGGTCTCCGCCGGCGACCACGGACGCCCAAACGTAAACCCATAG
- the trxA gene encoding thioredoxin — protein MATIDISEKTFHGTIAGNDIVLVDFWAAWCGPCRMFAPTFSKASDSHLDVVFAKVDTEAEPGLSAAARITSIPTLMAFREGILVFSQPGAMNASGLEQLINGIKELDMEEVRAKLAASPAS, from the coding sequence ATGGCAACCATCGACATTTCCGAAAAGACCTTCCACGGCACCATCGCCGGCAACGACATCGTACTGGTGGACTTCTGGGCAGCCTGGTGCGGCCCCTGCCGGATGTTTGCCCCCACGTTCAGCAAAGCATCGGACAGCCACCTGGACGTCGTCTTCGCGAAGGTGGACACTGAGGCCGAGCCCGGCCTCTCCGCGGCCGCCCGTATCACCTCCATCCCCACTCTGATGGCCTTCCGGGAAGGGATCCTCGTCTTCTCCCAGCCGGGGGCGATGAACGCGAGCGGGCTGGAGCAGCTCATCAACGGCATCAAGGAACTGGACATGGAAGAGGTCCGGGCGAAATTGGCAGCCTCCCCGGCATCCTAG
- a CDS encoding rhodanese-like domain-containing protein, producing the protein MKSISVNDLAALGPDVSIIDVREEAEYSEAWVPGTRNIPLSRFQQSLGDVPIGRTVYVMCASGGRSSRATAHLAGEGYDAVNVMGGITEWYRNGHPVKYQAGGK; encoded by the coding sequence ATGAAGAGCATTTCAGTGAACGACCTGGCCGCACTCGGGCCTGATGTTTCCATCATCGACGTCCGGGAAGAGGCGGAGTACTCGGAGGCCTGGGTCCCGGGAACCAGGAACATTCCACTCTCGCGCTTCCAGCAGTCCCTCGGTGACGTTCCGATCGGGCGGACGGTCTATGTAATGTGCGCTTCCGGTGGCCGCAGTTCCCGTGCTACGGCACACCTTGCGGGGGAAGGCTACGACGCGGTGAATGTCATGGGTGGCATCACCGAGTGGTACCGCAACGGGCACCCGGTCAAGTACCAGGCCGGCGGCAAGTGA
- a CDS encoding rhodanese-like domain-containing protein, with protein sequence MEMTPQQLAEQLKSGSEVQIFDVRESAEVAGGMIPGARHIALGELAGRLNDLDKSRPVIAVCRSGRRSAAAADQLAAAGFTAYTVPGGMLDWSAAGLPTG encoded by the coding sequence ATGGAAATGACCCCACAGCAGCTCGCGGAACAGCTCAAGAGCGGCAGTGAAGTCCAGATTTTTGATGTCCGCGAATCAGCTGAAGTCGCCGGAGGGATGATCCCCGGTGCAAGGCACATTGCCTTGGGCGAACTGGCCGGCCGCCTCAATGACCTGGACAAGTCCCGACCCGTCATCGCCGTGTGCCGCAGCGGGCGCCGCAGTGCCGCTGCTGCGGACCAGTTGGCAGCCGCAGGCTTCACTGCCTACACCGTGCCCGGCGGGATGCTCGACTGGTCAGCCGCGGGCCTCCCCACCGGCTGA
- a CDS encoding rhodanese-like domain-containing protein — protein MTSLNTTNAVDSAPKSIDASTLKTWEENHDDLMIIDVRSGAEFDAMHIKGSYHVPLAMLSEHTEEFAAKMGTRVVLVCQSGNRAEQARKHLDSVGLASASVLSGGVPAYATAGGNVVRGRGPWALERQVRMTAGSLVLASIVASKFVSPKLGLVAGGIGAGLTFSAATNSCAMGQMLSKMPWNRSANEPTAHQALQNLGAKA, from the coding sequence ATGACTTCCTTGAATACGACCAATGCCGTTGATTCCGCTCCTAAGTCCATCGATGCCTCGACCCTGAAGACCTGGGAAGAAAACCACGACGATCTGATGATCATCGACGTGCGCAGCGGCGCAGAGTTCGATGCCATGCATATCAAGGGCTCCTACCATGTGCCGCTGGCTATGCTCAGCGAACACACGGAAGAATTCGCGGCAAAAATGGGCACCCGCGTGGTCCTCGTCTGCCAGTCGGGCAACCGGGCCGAGCAGGCCCGCAAACACCTGGATTCCGTCGGTCTGGCCAGTGCCAGTGTCCTGTCCGGGGGTGTCCCCGCCTACGCAACCGCAGGCGGCAACGTTGTCCGCGGCCGTGGCCCCTGGGCCCTGGAACGCCAGGTCCGCATGACCGCGGGCTCCCTGGTGCTCGCCAGCATCGTCGCGTCGAAATTCGTCTCGCCGAAGCTGGGCCTGGTTGCCGGCGGCATCGGGGCGGGCCTGACGTTCTCCGCAGCGACCAACAGCTGCGCGATGGGCCAGATGCTCTCCAAGATGCCGTGGAACCGCTCCGCCAACGAGCCCACCGCGCACCAGGCCCTGCAGAACCTGGGCGCGAAGGCATGA
- a CDS encoding sulfite exporter TauE/SafE family protein, with amino-acid sequence MIITAAAFGLIVGGLLGLVGGGGSILAVPALVYGVGLPLAAAIPTSLAVVGVSSAVAVLPRLRTGVNWRLALIIGAAGTATAYLGAMVNRLLDPKILLLAFAAIMVFAGIRMLMPSTSSGGACALPGGGINWRSCLPKAIATGAVVGFLTGLLGVGGGFLIVPALTLVLGLPMALTVGTSLVIIVINSAAGFAAHLGDLQIDWAVTAAFAVTAMAASLAAGRIGTSIPDKALKRGFGILVLVIAAYVAVQALLS; translated from the coding sequence ATGATCATCACCGCGGCGGCGTTCGGGCTCATCGTCGGCGGCCTGCTGGGCCTGGTCGGGGGTGGCGGATCCATTCTCGCCGTCCCCGCCCTGGTCTATGGCGTGGGGCTGCCGCTTGCCGCGGCGATCCCGACGTCGCTGGCCGTCGTCGGCGTTTCCTCCGCCGTCGCGGTGCTGCCCCGGCTGCGGACCGGGGTGAACTGGAGGCTGGCACTGATCATCGGCGCCGCAGGAACCGCCACCGCCTACCTCGGTGCCATGGTCAACCGGCTCCTGGACCCAAAGATCCTGCTGCTGGCCTTCGCCGCCATCATGGTCTTCGCCGGCATCCGGATGCTGATGCCGTCCACATCCTCCGGCGGCGCCTGCGCACTGCCCGGAGGCGGCATCAACTGGCGTAGCTGCCTGCCCAAGGCCATCGCCACCGGTGCCGTCGTGGGCTTCCTGACCGGATTGCTCGGCGTGGGCGGCGGCTTCCTGATCGTCCCGGCGCTCACCCTGGTGCTCGGGCTCCCGATGGCGCTGACCGTGGGGACGTCCCTGGTCATCATCGTCATCAACTCCGCCGCCGGCTTCGCAGCGCACCTGGGTGACCTGCAGATCGACTGGGCCGTCACGGCAGCGTTCGCGGTAACCGCGATGGCCGCGTCACTCGCGGCCGGACGGATCGGCACCAGCATTCCGGATAAGGCACTCAAGCGCGGTTTCGGGATTCTGGTCCTGGTCATCGCCGCTTACGTCGCGGTGCAGGCGCTCCTCTCCTGA